From the genome of Zonotrichia leucophrys gambelii isolate GWCS_2022_RI chromosome 24, RI_Zleu_2.0, whole genome shotgun sequence, one region includes:
- the TMPRSS4 gene encoding LOW QUALITY PROTEIN: transmembrane protease serine 4 (The sequence of the model RefSeq protein was modified relative to this genomic sequence to represent the inferred CDS: deleted 2 bases in 1 codon; substituted 1 base at 1 genomic stop codon), whose product MVLLIDRCCITIQTRIPVSQLPLWVLRRAGAALPQCERGVGKERARSGHGAQGTGRSTAGRLQGSRSLRGPAPGTAAGILRAKDPAGAARTWXDSASERLNGRGPYTRPKSSRPSGSFKRVGILVLAVVLTLACLVAIGFLVKIYLDHHYLFCKQPLKLVPLKHVCDGHLDCLQGEDEANCPQWFSEGPPAWARVSKDRSILQVLQSHTGTWSCVCHDHFTPALARAACEQMGYSSTPTFQGVEVSAGQPLPPREVVLSNGSLQVLEPGRKCLSGLVVSLFCSNCGQSVRTPRVLGGSPAAIEAWPWQVSLQYRKEHICGGSIIGPGWVLTAAHCFKNNPIIQSWRVKAGSDLLSGAATIAVEKVFLAEVTPASPKDNDIALVKLRSPVHDSDSTKPICLPYFDEELVPGTPLWVIGWGYTEEHGKLSERLQQAEVELIDAQSCNLAAYHGDVTDRMLCAGLPQGGVDTCQGDSGGPLLYSGGHWQVVGIVSWGQGCGTPSTPGVYTSVRAYLDWIYAVRRVSAVLQLPSLSCPQRDTSAALLLFWPPFQSPQCPLCLSLPAVRALRPAGTGRSSPPASPPTLCPGSGSSRATDLQPRKVSKAPNASWQL is encoded by the exons ATGGTGCTGCTGATAGACCGGTGTTGTATTACAATACAAACCAGAATTCCTGTTTCACAACTCCCCTTGTGGGTTTTAAGGAGGGCCGGGGCGGCGCTGCCCCAGTGCGAGCGCGGCGTGGGCAAGGAGCGGGCACGGAGTGGGCACGGAGCGCAGGGCACGGGC CGGAGCACCGCGGGCCGGCTCCAGGGCAGCCGCAGCCTCCGCGGGCCCGCACCGGGCACAGCCGCCGGCATTCTGCGGGCAAAGGACCCCGCCGGAGCTGCACGGACATGGTGA GACTCGGCCTCGGAGCGGCTCAACGGCAGAG GTCCCTACACGAGACCCAAATCCTCCAGGCCATCAGGCTCCTTCAAGCGTGTTGGGATCCTCGTCCTGGCCGTGGTGCTCACCCTGGCCTGTCTGGTGGCCATTGGGTTCCTGG TGAAGATTTACCTGGACCACCACTACCTGTTCTGCAAGCAGCCCCTGAAGCTGGTGCCACTGAAGCATGTGTGCGACGGGCATCTGGACTGTCTGCAGGGCGAGGACGAGGCCAACTGTCCCCAGTGGTTCTCTGAGGGGCCACCAGCCTGGG CCCGCGTGTCCAAGGACAGATCCATCCTGCAGGTGCTCCAGAGCCACACGGGCACCTGGTCCTGTGTGTGCCACGACCACTTCACCCCGGCGCtggccagagctgcctgtgagcagaTGGGCTACAGCAG CACCCCAACATTCCAGGGCGTGGAGGTGAGCGCGGGGCAGCCTCTGCCTCCCCGCGAGGTCGTGCTGAGCAATGGGAGCCTCCAGGTGCTTGAGCCAGGCAG gaaaTGCCTCTCGGGGCTGGTTGTGTCACTCTTTTGCTCCA acTGCGGGCAGAGCGTGCGGACCCCGCGGGTGCTGGGGGGCAGCCCGGCCGCCATCGAGGCGTGGCCCTGGCAGGTGAGCCTGCAGTACAGGAAGGAGCACATCTGCGGGGGCAGCATCATCGGGCCCGGCTGGGTGCTGACGGCCGCGCACTGCTTCAA GAACAACCCCATCATCCAGAGCTGGCGTGTGAAGGCCGGCTCGGACCTGCTGTCGGGCGCTGCCACCATCGCCGTGGAGAAGGTGTTCCTGGCCGAGGTGACCCCCGCGTCCCCCAAGGACAACGACATCGCCCTGGTGAAGCTGCGCTCCCCCGTGCACGACTCAG ACAGCACCAAGCCCATCTGCCTGCCCTACTTTGATGAGGAGCTGGTGCCGGGCACCCCTCTGTGGGTGATTGGCTGGGGCTACACAGAGGAGCACG GGAAGCTGTCGGAGCGcctgcagcaggctgaggtGGAGCTCATCGACGCGCAGAGCTGTAACCTGGCCGCCTACCACGGCGATGTCACCGACAGGATGCTGTGTGCCGGGCTGCCCCAGGGCGGCGTGGACACCTGCCAg GGGGACAGCGGCGGGCCCCTGCTCTACTCGGGAGGGCACTGGCAGGTCGTGGGCATCGTCAGCTGGGGCCAGGGCTGCGGCACCCCCAGCACTCCTGGAGTCTACACCAGCGTCCGTGCATACCTGGACTGGATCTACGCCGTGCGCAGGGTCAGTGCCGTCCTGCAGCTCCCTTCGCTGAGCTGCCCCCAAAGGGacacttctgctgctttgctcttgtTCTGGCCGCCCTTCCAGAGCCCTCAATGCCCTCTGTGCCTCTCTCTCCCCGCAGTCAGAGCTCTGAGACCTGCTGGAACAGGTCGCTCCTCGCCCCCAGCCTCCCCTCCCAccctctgccctggctctggcagtAGCAGGGCCACAGATCTCCAGCCACGGAAGGTGAGCAAGGCTCCCAACGCCTCGTGGCAGCTGTGA